Genomic window (Streptomyces sp. NBC_00078):
CGAAGTGGCACTGCCCGCCATGGAACTCGATCAGGCGGATCTTCTCGGCGCTCGTCGTGCGCGGCATGACGGCGATGAAGGGCACCCCGATCAGCTTCGCGAAGTACGCCTCGGAGACGGCTGTCGAGCCGCTGGACGCCTCGATCACCGGGCGGCCCGGCCGGATCCAGCCGTTGCACAGTCCGTAGAGGAAGAGGGAGCGGGCGAGCCGGTGCTTGAGGCTGCCGGTCGGGTGGGTCGACTCGTCCTTGAGGTACAGGTCGATGCCCCACTTCTCGGGCAGCGGAAAGCGGAGCAGGTGCGTGTCGGCCGAGCGGTTGGCATCGGCCTGGACCTTGCGGACGGCTTCTTTCAGCCAATCACGGTAGGCCACGTCGCTGCGGTCGACGTCGAGGGTCCGGCCGGTCCGGGTTTGCTGGGGGGTGCTCACGACGGGTGCTCCTTACACTCAGCGCCGACGACGCGTCGCGCTGCCGGCACATCGATCATAAACACCTTCCGCACGCTTCTCACCTGCATAAACGCACCTTTGGGCACCCCAAAGGAGAGCCTGGGGGCAGGGGGTGGGCAAAGGTGGGGGCGCATTCGGGCGAGTGCTCCGGGCGCCCGGTGCGGGGGTGCCGTGCGCACTGGTGCTCGACGCCGGGCGCGGGCAGACTGCACGGAACGGGGGCGCACACTGGATCACGAGACGAGCTGGATCATGGCCCACGCAGGATCACGGTCCAGCGCACCGGACGCGCACAAGGGGGCGGCGGCATGGCGGAGCCGGAGTTCACGGCGACGGGCGTGCGAATCGGCAAACGGCTGCGTTCGCTCACCCGGGCCGGACAGGTCCGGATCAGCGACGGCAGGCTTGCGTTGCTCACCAGTTACGGCACCGAGATCGACAGCGCGCCGGTGCAGGCGGTGCGCGCCTCCAAGCCCTGGTTCGCCGCGCAGGGCCGGGCGCTCGCGGACCTCAACGGCAAGCGGTACCTGCTGACGCTGGGTGACCACGATCCCGCACCGGGCGAGCCGGGGCCGCCCGCGGCACGCCGGTTCATAGAGGCCGTACGAAGGGCCGCGGGGCGCGGCGGCTGACAACTCCCGCAGTACGGCGGCGGACTGCGACCGCGAGCCGACGGCGAGTTGCGGTACCGCGCCCCCTGCGCCACTCTTGTCTCACGTCACTCTGGGTTTACCGGCGATAACGCTGCGAACCAGCCCGCCGGGCACGACAGCAGGTGGCCGTCTCCCTCAGCCACCTTGCTGGATCCGTCTTCCGTGTTCTTCCGGACCTCTTCAGTCGGGGAGTCGCAGCCGTGATCACTCACCCAAACAGACACTGCACGGTAGAGCTGCAAGCCCTGCCGTCGCGGATCGGCCAGGTCCGCAGAATCGTCTCTGCGCAGTTGCGCTACTGGCATATGGACTCCCTCATCGACCGTGCCGCGCTCGGTGTGACGGAGTTGCTGACCAACGTCCATCTGCACGCCCAGCCCGACAAGCTGTGCACCGTGGAGATAGAACTGTTGCTGGACCGGCTCACGGTTTCCGTGCACGATCACGACCCCCGGCTGCCCGAGGTGCGGGAGGTGGAGCCGGGCGCCACCACCGGGCGCGGACTCGCCATGGTGGCCGCGGTGAGCGAGAGCTGGGGGGTGCGCCCGGACGGCGAGTCGGGCAAGGTCGTCTGGTTCACGCTGCCCACCGCCCCGGCTCCGGTCGCGGCGCCGGCCCGCCTTCCGCGTCGTACGGCCGAGAAGCCGGCGCACCGGTTCGCGGAGGTCGAGCAGGCGGTCGACGGCCGCAGGCCCGCACACGCTCCCGCCCGGTCGGCCGTTGCCGGCTGACCGGGCGGTGACCTGCCCGCGCTGTCTCACTCGGTGGCGATGGCGCGCAGCACGTCCAGGCGCGCCGCCCGGCGGGCCGGACGCAGGCCCGCGAGGGCGCCGGCCGCGAGACCCACCAGGGCCACGATCACGAGCTGCACCGGCGGGATCGCGAAGGCGAAGGCACTGTCGCCGGCGCCGTCCGCGGCCTTGACCAGCACCCAGCCGAGGAAGGCGCCGAGGCCGAGGCCGCCGGCCGTGCCGAAGGCGGCGACGAGCACCGACTCCCACCGGACCATGGCCCGCAGCTGGGAGCGGGTCTGCCCGACGGCCCTGAGCAGGCCCAGTTCGCGGGTGCGTTCGTGGATCGCCAGGGTCAGGGTGTTGGCGATGCCCAGCAGCGCGATGAGGA
Coding sequences:
- a CDS encoding ATP-binding protein; this translates as MITHPNRHCTVELQALPSRIGQVRRIVSAQLRYWHMDSLIDRAALGVTELLTNVHLHAQPDKLCTVEIELLLDRLTVSVHDHDPRLPEVREVEPGATTGRGLAMVAAVSESWGVRPDGESGKVVWFTLPTAPAPVAAPARLPRRTAEKPAHRFAEVEQAVDGRRPAHAPARSAVAG